CGGCCGGGTGGCGAGCTCTTGGACCGGCCGGGCGAGCGGGACCACGGCCCGCTTCAGTTCGAGGAGTTCACGCTTGAGCTGGTAGATGCGACCGGCGTCGGCCCGAGCGCCGTTCTCGGTGAACACATCGGCCTCGACGTGGTCGATGTCCGCCTGGACCGAGTCCGTGACGCTCATATAGTCGTCGACCACATGGTCCGCGATCGCGTGCAGCACCGCGGCCGGTCCCTTGGTGAGCTGTTGAGCGTCCGCCTCCAGCTCCTCACGCAGCGGACCCAGGGAGCCGTGCCGTCCGTGCCGCACGGTAATGACGAAGTCGGGCCCGACGAACACCATGATCTCGCCGGTGTTCACCACTTCGCTGGTCGCGGTCAGTTCTTTGTGTTCGACGTAGCAGACGGTCTTGAACACCGCGAACAGCGTGTCGCCGTACCGCTCCAGCTTCGGGCGCTGATGGGCCTCCACCGCGTCCTCGACGGCGAGAGGGTGCAGGTCGAAGAGCTCGGCGAGACCGGCGAACTCGCGGTCCGTCGGCTCGTGCAGTCCGAGCCAGACGAATCCTTCGTCGCTCTTGCGGATCCGCTCCACGGTGTCGACCAGATCGCGGCCGCCGGGGACTCGGGCGCCGTCCTGGTATGCCACGCAGTTCACCACCGCGGAGCCCAGCGGAGACCGGGCGGGGTGACTCAGGTCGACACGGGCGCGCCGCCGTGTCAGCCGCGCCACTTTGCGGAGGCTGCCGACCGCTCCTAGGGCCGTGACCTTCCGCAGATTCCCTGCCATGGACATCTGGATCTCCTTGCGTGGATCTCCTCGCGCCGCACTTTGCGCCTTGGCACGCCAGTCTGCCAGGCCTGATCGAGTGCCCGAGAAGCCTGTGGGAACGGAATATTCCGTTCCGGCGCGAAGCGAGGGCGGGCGGTGCCTGGCCGTTCGTGCGGGTATCGGCAAACGGGAGCGTCGGCGATTTCAGGTAAGTAAGGCAAATGGGATGATCTCCCCATGACGCGAACCGACGGCTATCTCCTCGACAACCGGCAGACCGAGGCGGGGCAGCGCTTCGACGCCTTCGCCACTCTCTTCGACCCCACGACGTTCCGGCACATCGAGCGCTTCGGCATCGGCTCCGGCTGGCGCTGCTGGGAGGTCGGCGCGGGCGGCACGTCCGTGGTGTCCTGGCTCGCCAAGAAGGTCGGCCCGACCGGGCGGGTCGTCGCGACCGACATCGACACCTCACTGGTGGCCTCGGCTGCCCGGCCGCCAGTTGAGGTCCGCGTGCACGACGTGGGCGCCGAGGAACCGCCGGGGGAGGGCTTCGACCTGGTGCACGCCCGGCTCGTGCTCGTCCATGTCCCTGACCGGGAGCGGGCGTTGCGGTCGATGGTCAAGGCCCTGCGCCCCGGTGGCCGGCTCCTCGTCGAGGACGGGGACCCCGCGCTGCAGCCCCTGATCTGCCCCGACGAGTACGGCCCCGAGCAACAGCTCGCGAACCGGCTGCGCCAGGGCTTCCGCAGTCTGCTCGCGGAGCGCGGCGCCGACCTCGCGTACGGCCGCAAACTCCCGCGCCTGCTGCGCGAGGCGGGACTGCACGGCGTGGAGGCCGACGCGTACTTCCCCGTCACGTCGCCCGCCTGCGCCGCCCTGGAGTCCGCGACGGTCCGTCAGATCCGCGACCAGCTCGTCACCGCGGGCCTGGCCACCCACCAGGACATCGACCGCCACCTGGCCAACGTCGCCTCCGGCTCCATGGACCTGGCGACGGCACCGATGATCTCGGCGTGGGGCGCAAAGGGTAAGAGGAGACAGAGGAGTTGACGCGGGGTGCCGTGGGTGCGACCGTCCACCTGCGCGAGGGTCCACTGGTCGGCGTCGTCCGGGCACCTGGACGTCGGTCTCGTCGGCTCGCCCTCCTGTAGGGGGCACCCTGCATGTGTCCCCTACAGCAGCCGTCAGACGCCCGCCGGCGGCCTTCCCCCGAGCCGCTCCACCGCCATCGCACCCGCCTCGCACCCCTGGACCGCCGCTTCCTCGGGTTCTGCGCCCCCGAGCAGGGCGGCGAGGAAGGCTCCCGTGAAGGCGTCGCCTGCGCCCGTGGTGTCGCGAGGTGCGGCGGGCACGGCCGGGACACGGGCCCGGACCGCTCCCGAGCGGGCCACCAGGGCCCCATCGGCTCCCTGCTTGGCGACGACCAGGGGGACGTGGCGGCTCAACTTGGCCGCCGCGTCCGCGGGATCGGGCAGCCCGGTCAGCAGGTACGCCTCGTCGCGGCTGGGAAGCAGGACGTCGACGCCCTCGGAGAGTTCGAGAAAGCGGTCGACGCCCAGCTCGGTGAGGAATCCCGCCGACGCCGGATCCACGCTGACCGGTACGCCACGCGAGCGTGCCGACTCCAGCGCCACCGACACCAGCGCCCGGCTCGGCTCGGAGAAGAACAAGTAGCCCGACAGATGCAGCCGCGCGGCACCGTCGAGCAGCGCCGGTGACCAGTCATCGGGGGCGAGCCGCAGGGAGGCCCCGCTGTCCGTGAGGAACGTCCGCTCCGCCGAAGCCCCCGTGTCCACCAGGCAGATCACCGTCCCGGTCGGCGCCTGGGGATCAACGACGAGAAGGGGACGTACGCCGCAGGCCCCGAGCTCTCGCTCGTGCCATCCGGCCGCGTCCGCGCCCACCCGGCCGAGCAGCCGTACGTCCGCGCAGCCCCAGTGCGCCGCCCAGCACGCCACGTTGGCGCCCGCGCCGCCCGGCAGAGTGCGGATCGCGGCGGCCGTGTCGGTGCCCGCCGCGAGCGGCCCGCGGTGCCGGGCGACGACGTCCGTGACCACGTCCCCGACGACGAGCAGAGCGCCCGCGGGCACCGTCGTATCGCGCCCGGCGCCCCCGTGATCCGTCCCGCTCACGCCCCGGCCCAGGCCGCCGCGATCCGCGCCGCGAGCCGTACGTTGCCGCGCACCGCCGCCAGATTGGCGTTCAGGGAGGCGCCGTCGGTGTGCCGCACCAGATAGTCGAGCAGGAACGGCGTCACGGCCTGTCCGGCCACGCCTTCGGCCTCGCACGCGCGCAGCGCGTCGGCGAGCACGCGCGCGTGGAGCTCGGGATCGAGCTGCTCCTCTTCAGGGACGGGGTTCGCGACGATGAGCGCCGACTCAGGAGCGCCCAGGGCGTCCTGCGCGCGCATGACCTCCGCAACCTGCCCGGGGGTCTGCAGCGTCCAGTCCACCGGATATCCCGAGTCCGACAGGTAGAAGCCGGGGAAGCGATCGGTGCCGTACCCGGTCACCGCCACGCCCAGCGTCTCCAGGCGCTGCAGCGTCGCGGGCACGTCCAGGATCGACTTCACGCCCGCACAGACCACCGTGATCCGGGTACGCGCCAGCAGGCCCAGGTCGGCCGACTCGTCCTGCGTCACCGTCCACTCCCGGTGCACGCCGCCGAGCCCGCCCGTCGCGAACACCCGTACGCCGGCGCGGGCGGCCAGCAGAGCCGTCGCGGACACGGTCGTCGCCCCACTCGCGCCCGCCGCCACCGCGAGCGGCAGATCGCGGTGACCGAGCTTGCGGATCCCGTCCTCGTTCGCGACCCGCTCCACCTGCTCCTTGTCGAGTCCGACATGGGGCCGCCCGTCGAGCACGGCGATCGTCGCGGGGACGGCACCCTCCCGCCGTACGACACCCTCCAGCTCCAGCGCGACCTGCAGATTGCGCGGGCGGGGCAGCCCATGCGCGATGATCGTCGACTCCAGGGCCACCACCGGCCGACGCGCGTCGAGCGCCTCCCGCACCTCTTCGGACACCACGATCACGCGCCTACCTCCTGTCGGCCGTACCTCACCCCTGGATCTCTGGCGAGTGGGGCGCCCGGTCAAACCCTTGCGACCTCCGGCGTACGCCACCAGCCTGGGAGCATGACGGACAACCCGACACGTCTCGACCACGTCGTCCTGTGGGTGCGCGATCCGGTGGCCTCCGCCGACTTCTACGAGAAGGCGGTCGGCCTGGAGCCCCTGAGGGTCACCGAATTCGCCGCCGGCAAGGCGTCGTTCCCCTCAGTACGCCTCAATGACGAGACCATTTTCGACCTCGCGCCCCTTCCCATGGCGGCGAACATGGACATGGTCCCGGGAGGCGCCGACAGCGCCGGGCACCCGGTCAACCACGTCTGCCTGTCCCTGCAGGCAGACGATTTCGACGCACTGCGAGCACGTCTGGAGGAGCGCGCCGTCCCCGTTTCTGGCTTCTCGTACGACTCCTACGGCGCCCGCGGAAAGGCCAAGCGCAGTTTCTACTTCCGCGACCCGGACGGAAACGTCTTCGAGGCACGGCACTACGAGTAGCCGGCCAGGGGCACCCAGGACGGCACGACCTGCGGACACTAGATTGCGCGCTGTCGCGTGGCCGTGCGAGACCGCTCAGCGATCCCTCGGATCACCGGTGAGGCGTCAGAACAGCGGCTCCGGAAGCACCCCTTCCAGCGCGAGCAGCTTCCGCTTGGTCTCCAGACCGCCCCCGAACCCGCCGATACCCCCGTCGCTCTCGACCACCCGGTGGCACGGCACGACGACCGGCAGCGGATTCGAGCCCATGGCCACCCCCACGGCCTGCGCCGCGCCCGGCTGGCCGACTCGCCCGGCCAGGTCGCCATAGCCCACGACCGAGCCGTACGGGACGCCGGACGCCAGCTCGCGCAGCACCTGGCGGTTGAATCCGGAGATCAGCGACCAGTCAAGCGGCAGTTCGAAGTCGTGCCGCTCGCCCGCGAAGTAAGCCGCGACCTGACCTATCGCATCGGTCAGCAGCGGAGACTCGGGTGCCTCGACGGGCTCGGTGCCCAGACGGGAAGCGAGGTGGCCGAGCGCCTTGTCACGCACCGCGTCCGTGGCGTGGAACACGACGTTCACCAGGCCGTCGCGCGTCGCCGCCAGCAGCAGCGGACCGATGTCCGTGCCGACGACGGTCCATACGACCTGCTGTTCGTACTGCCCATGACTGTCCATGCGATCCACCGTACGGCGCGCCACTGACAACGCCCGTGGCGCGGCCGCCGCCACATGGCCGCACCACGGGCGGGGAAGCCGATCGACGTCCTCCCGGTGTTACGGGAGAGCCTTGCGGACCACGTCGGGCATGTTCGTGATGATGCCGTCCACGCCGAAACCCGCCACGCGCCGGGCGCCGTCCGCGTCGTCCACGGTCCAGGCGAAGACTTCCATCGGCGTGCCGTGCGGCCCGTCGACCCCGTGAACCGCGGAGACGTAGGCGGACGAGAGCGTGGCGTGATCCGGGTTGATCGCGTCGGCGAACCGGGCGTATTCGGGCAGCAGCGCGATCGACGGCCGGCCGAGGAAGGCCGTCTTGATGCCGGGGCTCAGATCGTGGACGGTCCGCACGCTGTTCACGCTGAAACTCTGAATGATCAAGCTGCCCGTGAGATGCGCCGGGTCGAGCCAGCCCTCGTTGCTCAGCAGCTTGAGGGTCTGCTGCTCGATGCCCGGATAGAGGTCGGGATTCTTGATCTCCAGGACGATTTTCTGGTGGTTGTGCGAGACACGGTCCATGTACTGCTTCAGCGTCGGTACGCGCGCGCCCGCGTACCGGGGGCTGAACCAGCTCCCGGCGTCCAGGCGGGCGATCTCCGCGGCGGTGAAGTCCTTGACGTTCCAGGGAGCCCTGTTGGGATAGACCTCCTCGACGTCGGTCGTGCGGGCCAGCGTGGCGTCGTGGAGGACGACGAGTTCACCGTCCTTGGTGCGCTGGACGTCGTTCTCGACCCAGCTGAATCCCATCTGGGCCGCCTTGTCGATGGCTGCCAGGGTGTTCTCGGGTGCGTATGCGGAGGCGCCGCGGTGGGAGACGATCACGGGACCGGTGCTCTGGGACCCTGGACCGGTGCTCTGGGACCCCGCACGGGCGTGCGGGCTGGGCGGCATCAGAAAGGCACCCCCCAGAAGCGCGGCGGTCGTAACGGCGGCAACGCGCGCGTGCATACCTACTCCTCATCCTCGCGTCGGTGATCACAGACAGCACAAGAGTCGCAGCGGAGCGTCAAGGGGAGGGGGTGCGAGATGGCCACAGATTGAATGGAGTTGTCCAAGTCCGCTCACCGGCGCCGCACAAGTGGGGCAAGGCCGTGATTCTTTGCCGGAAAATCGTTCGACCAATCCGGTCCGAGTCATACTCTCTGCCTCAACCCAGTCCGCTCTTGCGGTCCTGAGGGTGGGGACATTTCAGAGAATTTCAGGAGCAACAGGGCGGGAAGGGCAGCCGCGCATGCAGGGCACGGTCGACGGCTTCACTTACGGACTCGTCACACCGCTGGTGGCGTATCTCATGGCCTGCCTGGGCGGAGCGCTGGGACTGCGCTGCACCAACAGATCGATGCTCGTCGCCCGCTCGTGGCGCGCCGGCTGGCTCGCGCTGGGCTCGGCCGCGATCGCTTCGGGCATATGGACCATGCACTTCATCGCGATGATGGGGTTCACGGTCGAGGAGACCCCGATTCACTACGACCCACTGACGACGTTCGCGAGCCTGGGCGTGGCCATCGTGATGGTC
This genomic interval from Streptomyces dengpaensis contains the following:
- a CDS encoding VOC family protein, with translation MTDNPTRLDHVVLWVRDPVASADFYEKAVGLEPLRVTEFAAGKASFPSVRLNDETIFDLAPLPMAANMDMVPGGADSAGHPVNHVCLSLQADDFDALRARLEERAVPVSGFSYDSYGARGKAKRSFYFRDPDGNVFEARHYE
- a CDS encoding glycerophosphodiester phosphodiesterase gives rise to the protein MHARVAAVTTAALLGGAFLMPPSPHARAGSQSTGPGSQSTGPVIVSHRGASAYAPENTLAAIDKAAQMGFSWVENDVQRTKDGELVVLHDATLARTTDVEEVYPNRAPWNVKDFTAAEIARLDAGSWFSPRYAGARVPTLKQYMDRVSHNHQKIVLEIKNPDLYPGIEQQTLKLLSNEGWLDPAHLTGSLIIQSFSVNSVRTVHDLSPGIKTAFLGRPSIALLPEYARFADAINPDHATLSSAYVSAVHGVDGPHGTPMEVFAWTVDDADGARRVAGFGVDGIITNMPDVVRKALP
- a CDS encoding carbohydrate kinase family protein translates to MPAGALLVVGDVVTDVVARHRGPLAAGTDTAAAIRTLPGGAGANVACWAAHWGCADVRLLGRVGADAAGWHERELGACGVRPLLVVDPQAPTGTVICLVDTGASAERTFLTDSGASLRLAPDDWSPALLDGAARLHLSGYLFFSEPSRALVSVALESARSRGVPVSVDPASAGFLTELGVDRFLELSEGVDVLLPSRDEAYLLTGLPDPADAAAKLSRHVPLVVAKQGADGALVARSGAVRARVPAVPAAPRDTTGAGDAFTGAFLAALLGGAEPEEAAVQGCEAGAMAVERLGGRPPAGV
- a CDS encoding pseudouridine-5'-phosphate glycosidase — protein: MIVVSEEVREALDARRPVVALESTIIAHGLPRPRNLQVALELEGVVRREGAVPATIAVLDGRPHVGLDKEQVERVANEDGIRKLGHRDLPLAVAAGASGATTVSATALLAARAGVRVFATGGLGGVHREWTVTQDESADLGLLARTRITVVCAGVKSILDVPATLQRLETLGVAVTGYGTDRFPGFYLSDSGYPVDWTLQTPGQVAEVMRAQDALGAPESALIVANPVPEEEQLDPELHARVLADALRACEAEGVAGQAVTPFLLDYLVRHTDGASLNANLAAVRGNVRLAARIAAAWAGA
- a CDS encoding methyltransferase domain-containing protein — translated: MTRTDGYLLDNRQTEAGQRFDAFATLFDPTTFRHIERFGIGSGWRCWEVGAGGTSVVSWLAKKVGPTGRVVATDIDTSLVASAARPPVEVRVHDVGAEEPPGEGFDLVHARLVLVHVPDRERALRSMVKALRPGGRLLVEDGDPALQPLICPDEYGPEQQLANRLRQGFRSLLAERGADLAYGRKLPRLLREAGLHGVEADAYFPVTSPACAALESATVRQIRDQLVTAGLATHQDIDRHLANVASGSMDLATAPMISAWGAKGKRRQRS
- the corA gene encoding magnesium/cobalt transporter CorA, coding for MSMAGNLRKVTALGAVGSLRKVARLTRRRARVDLSHPARSPLGSAVVNCVAYQDGARVPGGRDLVDTVERIRKSDEGFVWLGLHEPTDREFAGLAELFDLHPLAVEDAVEAHQRPKLERYGDTLFAVFKTVCYVEHKELTATSEVVNTGEIMVFVGPDFVITVRHGRHGSLGPLREELEADAQQLTKGPAAVLHAIADHVVDDYMSVTDSVQADIDHVEADVFTENGARADAGRIYQLKRELLELKRAVVPLARPVQELATRPIRVVDPEIQAYFRDVCDHLLRVTEQIAAFDDLLNSILQAHLAQVTVAQNEDMRKITAWAAIVAVPTMVCGMYGMNFDHMPELHWRFGYPLVIGVISVACLVVYRGFRRNGWL
- a CDS encoding methylated-DNA--[protein]-cysteine S-methyltransferase, whose translation is MDSHGQYEQQVVWTVVGTDIGPLLLAATRDGLVNVVFHATDAVRDKALGHLASRLGTEPVEAPESPLLTDAIGQVAAYFAGERHDFELPLDWSLISGFNRQVLRELASGVPYGSVVGYGDLAGRVGQPGAAQAVGVAMGSNPLPVVVPCHRVVESDGGIGGFGGGLETKRKLLALEGVLPEPLF